The Argonema galeatum A003/A1 region TAGGCGAGCCTGCATATCGCTGCTTAGCTCTCCAGTGACAAAGGCTAAAGCCCATATCCCCCGGCGTGGGTATTCCACTAAAATTACGCGGCGAAACTTCCCGTTAGAATCCTTCAGTAGGGTTTCTAGGAGTTGTTTGAGGGTTTTGTAAACCGAGCCAGCCAACGGAATTGCTTGCAGTATCCGCTCACCAACATCTAGCAACCACCGCCCAGCAAAATTTCGGGCCATCAACCCAATCAGCAGAATACATAGCAGGGGTACCATAAGTCCCACAGCTAGATTCACCAGGTTGAGCAAAATAGGATGGAGATCGTCAAAAGGATTGAGTTGCTTCGGAATGCGGGTGAGAAAATTGATCACCCAAGTCGCGATCGTAATCGTCAGCCAAATTGTGGTAGCCAGGGGAATTACTACCAAAAGACCTGCAATCAGGTCAT contains the following coding sequences:
- a CDS encoding DUF502 domain-containing protein; translation: MIERLKQDLKNDLIAGLLVVIPLATTIWLTITIATWVINFLTRIPKQLNPFDDLHPILLNLVNLAVGLMVPLLCILLIGLMARNFAGRWLLDVGERILQAIPLAGSVYKTLKQLLETLLKDSNGKFRRVILVEYPRRGIWALAFVTGELSSDMQARLSRSTMLSVFIPTTPNPATGWYAIVQEDEVVDLAISVEDAFKVIISGGIVSPSPLTPMSSLPPFQDRKLEQPIFEER